A genomic stretch from Procambarus clarkii isolate CNS0578487 chromosome 14, FALCON_Pclarkii_2.0, whole genome shotgun sequence includes:
- the LOC138364793 gene encoding mucin-4-like, giving the protein MYIPYLNKHLNLNLNQQSQSSTVPVINSTSHQHYQSSTVPVINNSLSHQQSQSSTVPVINSLSHQQYQSSTVPVINSLSHQQYQSSTVPVINCLSHQQYQSSTVPVINSTSHQQYQSSTVPVINSTSHQQYQSSTVPVINSTSHQQYQSSTVPVINSTRVSA; this is encoded by the coding sequence atgtatataccatacctgaataaacatctgaatctgaatctgaatcaacAGTCTCAGTCATCAACAGTACCAGTCATCAACAGTACCAGTCATCAACATTACCAGTCATCAACAGTACCAGTCATCAACAACAGTCTCAGTCATCAACAGTCTCAGTCATCAACAGTACCAGTCATCAACAGTCTCAGTCATCAACAGTACCAGTCATCAACAGTACCAGTCATCAACAGTCTCAGTCATCAACAGTATCAGTCATCAACAGTACCAGTCATCAACTGTCTCAGTCATCAACAGTACCAGTCATCAACAGTACCAGTCATCAACAGTACCAGTCATCAACAGTACCAGTCATCAACAGTACCAGTCATCAACAGTACCAGTCATCAACAGTACCAGTCTTCAACAGTACCAGTCATCAACAGTACCAGTCATCAACAGTACCAGTCATCAACAGTACCAGTCATCAACAGTACCAGAGTCTCAGCGTGA